A single Thermosynechococcus vestitus BP-1 DNA region contains:
- a CDS encoding glycosyltransferase family 4 protein produces MKVYHLNHFDIIGGAARAAYRIHHALREVGVDSTLLVDVGMSGDWTVQGPTTKFGKALARLRPAMVQLLLKSVFKTGNPSPHSPALLPSGRVAALNQSDVDIVHLHWVQGEMLSIADIGRLRKPVVWTLHDMWAFCGAEHYAEDCRWRQGYCRDNQRSDESGFDLNRWTWLCKCKHWKKPMQIVTPSRWLAQCVRESALMRDWPVSVIPNPINTERWQPVEAKLARSLLGFPQDVPLVLFGAIAGGKDPRKGFDLLLAALHHLHGQVADLQLVVFGEHRPKNPPDLGFPIHYTGHLHDDLTLRILYSAADVMVVPSRQEAFGQTASESHACGTPVVAFNTSGLPDIVKHEETGYLAKPFDPEDLARGIEWVLSDSVRRAQLRKNARARAEQCFASQLVATQYRQVYESVMNGVVI; encoded by the coding sequence ATGAAGGTCTATCACCTCAACCATTTTGATATCATCGGTGGTGCGGCGCGTGCGGCCTACCGCATCCACCACGCCTTGCGAGAGGTGGGGGTAGACTCCACCCTTCTCGTCGATGTTGGGATGTCTGGGGATTGGACAGTCCAGGGGCCAACTACAAAGTTCGGGAAAGCGCTGGCCAGGCTTCGCCCGGCAATGGTTCAACTCTTGTTGAAATCGGTGTTCAAGACAGGAAATCCGAGCCCGCATTCGCCAGCCTTGCTTCCCTCTGGTCGAGTAGCAGCTTTAAACCAAAGCGATGTGGACATAGTGCATTTGCACTGGGTTCAGGGGGAGATGTTGTCGATTGCCGACATTGGCCGGTTACGCAAACCGGTGGTCTGGACCCTTCATGACATGTGGGCATTCTGCGGTGCTGAGCACTACGCTGAGGATTGTCGCTGGCGGCAGGGCTATTGCCGTGATAACCAGCGCAGTGATGAGTCTGGATTTGATCTCAATCGCTGGACATGGTTATGCAAGTGCAAGCATTGGAAAAAACCAATGCAGATCGTAACACCTAGCCGTTGGTTGGCCCAGTGTGTGCGTGAGAGTGCCCTGATGCGCGACTGGCCAGTAAGCGTAATCCCCAATCCAATCAATACCGAGCGCTGGCAGCCCGTGGAAGCCAAGCTCGCGCGATCGCTGCTGGGCTTTCCCCAAGATGTACCGCTAGTGCTTTTTGGGGCTATTGCCGGTGGTAAAGATCCCCGTAAGGGTTTTGATCTGTTGCTTGCTGCGCTTCACCATCTTCATGGTCAAGTTGCCGATCTGCAGTTGGTAGTCTTTGGCGAGCACCGACCGAAAAATCCCCCAGACTTGGGTTTTCCAATTCACTACACCGGTCATCTGCACGATGACCTGACTCTGCGTATATTGTATAGCGCGGCTGATGTAATGGTAGTTCCATCTCGGCAAGAAGCATTCGGGCAGACAGCATCGGAATCGCATGCATGCGGTACCCCCGTTGTTGCCTTCAATACCAGTGGTTTGCCAGATATCGTCAAGCACGAGGAGACAGGTTACCTGGCCAAACCATTTGATCCAGAGGATCTTGCGCGGGGCATTGAATGGGTGCTGTCAGACTCGGTGCGCCGCGCGCAGCTCAGAAAAAATGCCCGGGCACGGGCAGAACAATGCTTCGCTAGTCAACTAGTGGCAACGCAATATCGTCAGGTATATGAGTCCGTGATGAATGGTGTTGTTATTTAG
- the cbiB gene encoding adenosylcobinamide-phosphate synthase CbiB: MSCPLIAYTTLVAAALLDFALGDPWGWPHPVRWMGAYIQCLSKRLNYGQGWPVWAQRIGGAVLSLSLIVGSGLISWGLVAVGMAISPVVGWGIAVVGTASGFAGRSLQDAAAEVLAPLATGNVTGARQALAKYVGRETSHLEPAEILRALLETVSENATDGMMAPLFYGAIATLIVPQGSPLPLVMAYKAASTLDSMIGYREPPYTHWGWFAAKTEDVLTWLPCRLLVFLVALCSGQWQRVWQWCCRDAPKDPSPNSGWSECAYAAALGVRLGGTNIYRGTVKVKPFLGEPLHSLDQKTIQSALDLSRQIYLMALGLTGILLLISCKLFSI, encoded by the coding sequence GTGTCTTGTCCACTCATTGCCTACACAACTCTTGTGGCCGCTGCTCTCCTTGATTTTGCCCTTGGGGACCCCTGGGGCTGGCCACATCCCGTACGCTGGATGGGAGCCTATATCCAATGCCTGAGCAAGCGGTTGAACTATGGCCAAGGCTGGCCAGTGTGGGCGCAGCGGATAGGGGGGGCAGTTCTGAGCTTGAGCTTAATCGTAGGTTCAGGCCTCATCAGTTGGGGCTTAGTGGCAGTGGGAATGGCAATTTCACCCGTGGTGGGTTGGGGGATTGCAGTCGTCGGTACCGCCAGCGGCTTTGCCGGCCGTAGTCTGCAGGATGCCGCAGCAGAGGTATTAGCCCCCTTAGCAACGGGGAATGTTACAGGGGCACGGCAGGCCTTAGCCAAATATGTCGGGCGTGAGACTTCCCACCTAGAGCCAGCCGAGATACTGCGCGCCCTACTGGAAACTGTTAGTGAAAATGCCACCGACGGCATGATGGCACCGCTTTTTTATGGAGCGATCGCCACCCTTATCGTGCCGCAAGGGAGCCCCTTGCCGCTGGTCATGGCCTATAAAGCCGCCAGCACCTTGGACTCGATGATCGGCTACCGTGAGCCACCCTACACCCATTGGGGCTGGTTTGCCGCCAAAACTGAAGATGTCCTCACATGGTTGCCCTGTCGGTTGTTGGTCTTTCTCGTTGCTCTCTGCTCCGGGCAGTGGCAGCGAGTGTGGCAGTGGTGTTGCCGTGATGCTCCTAAGGACCCTAGCCCCAATTCAGGGTGGAGTGAGTGTGCCTATGCAGCCGCTTTGGGGGTACGTCTGGGGGGCACGAATATCTATCGCGGCACGGTGAAGGTGAAACCCTTTTTAGGAGAACCGTTGCACTCCCTTGACCAAAAAACGATCCAGTCTGCGCTTGACCTTAGCCGCCAGATTTATCTCATGGCCTTAGGATTGACAGGAATACTTTTATTAATTTCTTGCAAATTGTTTTCTATTTAG
- a CDS encoding metal ABC transporter permease, translated as MMITWLLEPLQHAFMVKALGVSTLVGCVCAVLSCFLTLKGWALMGDAVSHAVLPGVVLAYWLGLPFALGAFVFGLMAVTLIGFIQQQTRVKEDTVIGLVFTGFFALGLVLLSKTASSVDLMHILFGNVLGISDRDLWQTVIVSLITLITLALLHRDFILFCFDPTHARTIGLNTTLLYYLLLALLSLTTVAALQTVGIILVVAMLITPGATAYLLSDRFGIMVLIALAVGGLGSLLGTYISYYLDASTGGCIVVLQTVIFLLTMIFAPKHGLLAKARSPLS; from the coding sequence ATGATGATCACTTGGCTATTGGAGCCACTGCAACACGCCTTTATGGTCAAAGCACTGGGAGTAAGCACCCTTGTGGGCTGCGTTTGTGCTGTATTGTCTTGTTTTTTGACCCTGAAAGGCTGGGCACTGATGGGGGATGCTGTGTCCCATGCGGTCTTACCTGGTGTGGTTTTGGCCTACTGGCTAGGGTTACCCTTTGCTTTGGGAGCTTTTGTCTTTGGTTTGATGGCCGTGACCCTGATTGGTTTCATTCAGCAGCAAACAAGGGTGAAGGAGGATACCGTTATTGGCTTGGTGTTTACGGGCTTTTTTGCCTTGGGGTTGGTGTTGCTCTCGAAGACCGCCAGTAGCGTTGACCTAATGCACATTCTCTTTGGGAATGTCTTGGGGATTAGCGATCGCGACCTCTGGCAAACGGTCATTGTTAGCCTCATTACATTGATCACGCTCGCCCTCCTGCATCGCGACTTCATCCTCTTTTGCTTTGACCCCACCCATGCCCGCACCATTGGCTTGAATACAACGCTGCTATACTATCTTCTGCTGGCGTTGCTGTCCCTAACCACTGTGGCGGCCCTGCAAACCGTGGGCATCATTCTCGTTGTGGCGATGCTCATTACACCGGGGGCAACCGCCTATTTGCTAAGCGATCGCTTTGGCATCATGGTACTGATTGCCCTAGCCGTGGGTGGTCTCGGCAGTTTGCTAGGCACCTACATCAGTTACTATCTGGATGCGTCAACGGGGGGCTGCATTGTTGTTCTGCAAACAGTCATTTTTTTGCTGACGATGATTTTTGCCCCCAAGCACGGTCTTTTGGCCAAAGCCCGCTCCCCCCTGAGTTAG
- the ftsZ gene encoding cell division protein FtsZ: protein MESDQQWPTEPVPPEVPPSFISGEVAIASGDNGHGAPTDVLRSYDKLVETSAARIKVIGVGGGGGNAVNRMIASNVAGVEFWCVNTDAQAIAQSQAHRCLQIGQKLTRGLGAGGNPAIGQKAAEESREDLAAALKDADLIFITCGMGGGTGTGAAPIVAEVAKEQGALTVAVVTRPFTFEGRRRANQADEGIEALQSRVDTLIVIPNDKILSVISEQTSVQDAFRVADDVLRQGVQGISDIINVPGLINVDFADIRSVMADAGSAMMGIGIASGKSRATEAALSAISSPLLERSIEGAKGVVFNITGGTDLSLHEVNAAADVIYNVADANANIIFGAVIDPQMQGEVQITVIATGFSGEPMSRTRATTKTTPLTNRPLATTSPPPEAPAPEVEAKPKLDIPEFLQRRRPTP, encoded by the coding sequence ATGGAGTCAGATCAACAGTGGCCTACGGAACCTGTTCCCCCTGAAGTCCCCCCGTCCTTTATTTCGGGAGAGGTAGCCATTGCATCTGGCGACAATGGTCATGGCGCACCAACCGATGTCTTAAGGAGTTATGACAAATTGGTGGAAACTTCAGCGGCACGCATCAAAGTGATTGGTGTCGGTGGTGGCGGTGGCAATGCAGTAAACCGCATGATTGCCAGTAATGTGGCGGGTGTTGAATTTTGGTGTGTCAATACTGATGCGCAGGCGATCGCCCAATCCCAAGCCCACCGCTGCCTGCAAATTGGCCAGAAACTCACCCGTGGTCTTGGCGCAGGTGGCAACCCCGCCATTGGTCAAAAGGCGGCCGAAGAATCCCGCGAAGACCTGGCTGCGGCGCTCAAGGACGCTGATTTGATTTTCATTACCTGTGGCATGGGGGGCGGCACTGGCACCGGCGCTGCCCCAATTGTGGCGGAAGTGGCCAAGGAACAGGGAGCCCTCACCGTTGCAGTGGTGACCCGCCCCTTTACCTTTGAGGGTCGTCGTCGAGCGAACCAAGCCGATGAAGGGATTGAAGCACTGCAAAGTCGCGTGGATACCCTAATCGTGATTCCCAATGACAAGATTCTCTCGGTCATCTCTGAGCAAACATCGGTTCAGGATGCGTTTCGCGTTGCTGATGATGTGCTGCGCCAAGGGGTTCAGGGGATTTCCGACATTATCAACGTGCCGGGGCTGATTAACGTGGATTTTGCCGATATTCGCTCGGTGATGGCTGATGCCGGTTCTGCCATGATGGGCATTGGTATTGCCTCTGGAAAGTCACGGGCCACTGAAGCTGCCCTCAGCGCCATTTCTTCACCTCTACTGGAGCGGTCTATCGAGGGTGCCAAGGGCGTTGTCTTTAACATTACAGGGGGCACCGATCTCAGTCTCCATGAAGTCAATGCTGCCGCAGACGTCATTTACAATGTGGCCGATGCCAACGCCAATATCATCTTTGGTGCTGTCATTGATCCGCAAATGCAGGGGGAAGTTCAAATCACCGTTATCGCCACTGGCTTTAGTGGTGAACCCATGAGCCGCACCCGTGCCACAACCAAGACAACACCCCTGACGAACCGCCCCCTAGCAACGACATCTCCCCCTCCTGAAGCGCCTGCACCAGAGGTTGAAGCCAAACCGAAGTTGGACATTCCTGAATTTCTCCAGCGACGGCGACCGACCCCCTAG
- a CDS encoding class I SAM-dependent methyltransferase yields MELTKWISPDDLVFLSAEERHWLGEVFSRFSGFPNLDQIWSLIDDVWKIFGCDPEVMDERISAFYSHPVWLLNGLFIEQHLESLANREEFSNWVAKQAPQRVADFGGGFGTLARMIGQKLRDITVEVIEPHPHPLAIARAEKTPNVRYQKKLIEQYDVIVATDVFEHVFDPLQLVYDTAQCLCIGGKYLIANCFFPVILCHLPQTFHLRYSWDAAMKAMGLDPSDKVAYGRAYIRRGELNLEAARQVERYSIAMWQYNRFLPGRLARPMTRVLLFLLNRGAKP; encoded by the coding sequence ATGGAACTTACAAAGTGGATATCGCCAGATGATTTGGTATTCCTTTCTGCAGAAGAGCGTCATTGGTTGGGTGAAGTTTTCAGTCGCTTTTCAGGTTTTCCGAATTTGGATCAGATTTGGAGTTTGATCGATGATGTATGGAAGATTTTCGGCTGTGATCCTGAGGTAATGGATGAGCGAATTTCGGCATTTTATAGTCACCCCGTCTGGTTGTTGAATGGCTTGTTTATTGAACAGCATTTGGAAAGCTTGGCAAACAGAGAGGAATTTAGCAATTGGGTAGCGAAACAGGCGCCGCAGCGTGTAGCAGACTTCGGTGGAGGTTTTGGAACCTTGGCACGCATGATCGGACAAAAGCTACGTGATATAACAGTTGAAGTGATTGAGCCACATCCTCATCCGTTGGCTATTGCACGAGCGGAGAAAACTCCTAATGTTCGCTATCAAAAAAAACTTATCGAGCAGTATGATGTAATCGTAGCCACTGATGTTTTTGAACATGTATTTGACCCTTTGCAACTAGTTTATGATACGGCACAATGCCTATGCATTGGTGGGAAGTACTTGATTGCAAATTGTTTTTTTCCGGTGATTCTTTGTCACTTACCGCAAACTTTCCACTTACGTTATTCGTGGGATGCGGCAATGAAAGCAATGGGGCTTGATCCATCTGATAAAGTCGCATATGGACGGGCATACATTCGGCGGGGAGAGTTAAATCTCGAAGCGGCACGTCAAGTCGAACGATATTCGATAGCAATGTGGCAATATAACAGATTTCTGCCTGGTAGACTGGCACGGCCCATGACGCGTGTTTTGTTGTTTCTTCTTAATCGTGGAGCTAAGCCATGA
- a CDS encoding hemolytic protein HlpA, producing the protein MSEFQLTTPVAFIIFNRPDTTKRVFDEIAKAKPPKLLVVADGPRVDRQGEADKVAAARAVINCVNWECEVLTNFSETNLGLRQRVSSGIDWVFAQVEEAIILEDDCLPDPTFFRFCQELLEHYRHDQRIGMISGNNFQFGRRRNRDSYYFSKYTHIWGWATWRDRWVGSYDVAMSKWPRIRDEGWLIDMVGNAREARYWENIFEQVYCGKINSWAYQWTFANWVEGRLTILPATNLISNIGFGSDATHTNGTSELANMARVPMNFPLVHPVGVIRNNQADRFSYIKCFQQPFVKRVFNKLARLLR; encoded by the coding sequence ATGTCTGAGTTTCAACTGACCACGCCGGTTGCCTTCATCATCTTCAACCGGCCCGATACAACCAAGCGGGTGTTTGACGAAATCGCCAAGGCTAAGCCACCAAAGTTACTGGTGGTAGCCGATGGCCCTCGCGTTGATCGGCAAGGTGAGGCCGACAAAGTTGCCGCTGCGCGCGCCGTCATCAATTGCGTGAATTGGGAGTGCGAAGTGCTGACGAATTTCTCTGAAACAAACTTGGGTCTCAGGCAGCGCGTCTCCAGCGGAATCGACTGGGTGTTTGCACAGGTGGAAGAAGCTATTATTCTCGAAGACGATTGCCTACCCGACCCGACTTTTTTCCGTTTTTGTCAGGAACTACTGGAACACTATCGCCACGACCAACGCATCGGCATGATTAGCGGCAACAACTTCCAGTTCGGGCGCCGCCGTAATCGCGATAGTTATTACTTTTCGAAATATACCCATATCTGGGGTTGGGCTACTTGGCGTGACCGGTGGGTCGGTAGCTACGACGTCGCGATGTCCAAATGGCCGCGCATCCGCGACGAAGGCTGGCTAATAGATATGGTGGGCAATGCACGGGAAGCACGTTACTGGGAAAACATTTTTGAACAGGTATATTGCGGTAAAATTAACAGTTGGGCTTACCAGTGGACTTTTGCGAATTGGGTTGAGGGTCGGCTAACCATCCTACCAGCAACAAACCTGATCTCGAATATCGGTTTCGGTTCTGATGCTACTCATACGAACGGGACAAGCGAATTGGCCAATATGGCTCGTGTGCCGATGAATTTTCCTTTGGTGCATCCTGTGGGAGTAATCAGGAATAACCAGGCCGATAGGTTCAGCTATATCAAATGTTTTCAGCAACCATTTGTTAAGCGTGTTTTCAATAAACTCGCCAGGTTGCTTCGATGA
- a CDS encoding acyl-CoA desaturase has translation MTQATVAKPPIAWPTATFIIFVHLGALLAFLPSMFSWQAVLLALVLHWLTAGIGITLGWHRLVSHRSFQVPKWLEYFLVFCGTLSMQGGPIWWVGLHRHHHLYSDQPNDHHDSRKGFWWSHIEWMFHEVPAEAEIPRFTKDIADDPVYRFLDRYFLPIQVVLAIVLYLWGGWPFVVWGIFVRLVTVYHTTWLVNSATHTFGYRTFETTDHSTNCWWVALLTFGEGWHNNHHAYQYSARHGLQWWELDLTWLTIRFLQLLGLAKKVRLVEAPAASCQD, from the coding sequence ATGACCCAAGCGACCGTTGCCAAACCCCCCATTGCCTGGCCTACGGCGACCTTTATTATTTTTGTCCACCTCGGTGCTCTTCTTGCTTTTTTACCCAGCATGTTTAGCTGGCAGGCAGTTCTGCTGGCCCTTGTGCTCCACTGGTTGACCGCTGGCATTGGTATTACCTTGGGTTGGCACCGTCTGGTCTCCCATCGTAGCTTCCAGGTCCCTAAATGGCTGGAGTATTTCCTGGTCTTTTGCGGCACGCTCTCAATGCAAGGGGGGCCGATTTGGTGGGTGGGGCTGCACCGCCATCACCATCTGTACTCCGATCAACCGAATGATCACCACGATTCCCGTAAGGGCTTTTGGTGGAGCCATATTGAATGGATGTTTCATGAGGTGCCGGCGGAGGCAGAAATTCCCCGTTTCACCAAGGATATTGCTGATGACCCCGTCTATCGGTTTCTTGACAGGTACTTTCTTCCCATTCAGGTGGTCTTGGCGATTGTCCTTTATCTTTGGGGGGGCTGGCCATTTGTGGTTTGGGGAATTTTTGTGCGGCTGGTAACAGTCTATCACACCACTTGGCTTGTCAACAGTGCCACCCATACCTTTGGCTATCGCACCTTTGAAACCACGGATCACTCAACAAATTGCTGGTGGGTAGCTCTGTTAACCTTTGGTGAGGGCTGGCACAATAATCACCACGCCTATCAATACTCGGCACGCCATGGTTTGCAGTGGTGGGAATTGGATCTGACGTGGCTCACCATTCGCTTCTTGCAATTGCTGGGCTTGGCCAAGAAGGTACGGTTGGTGGAGGCACCGGCAGCCTCTTGCCAAGATTAG
- a CDS encoding DUF2949 domain-containing protein, translating into MKTPRWTRLIDFLQREMALPTAAIDLGLKHCDEQVNLLPVVLWQYGLVSLEQLDRIFDWLEASQP; encoded by the coding sequence ATGAAAACGCCACGTTGGACACGACTCATTGACTTCCTACAGCGGGAGATGGCACTGCCCACCGCTGCCATTGACCTTGGCCTCAAGCACTGCGATGAGCAGGTGAATCTGTTGCCGGTTGTTCTTTGGCAGTATGGCTTGGTGAGCCTTGAGCAGCTGGACCGCATCTTTGATTGGCTAGAAGCGAGTCAGCCCTAG
- a CDS encoding class I SAM-dependent methyltransferase codes for MYKVNLGCGSVFVDSPDWLNLDYVSYSPAVRKANLLSRLPLPDGTATLVYSSHFFEHVPRAMVSGLLRECFRVLQPGGVLRLVVPDLENMVREYLARRESRQHAKADFVVFELIDQCVRSEPGGELGRFYRQIILQEERCSEMIEYVRRRTGEDLPAIAIANRQGNYSPRRFIGVLWGHVVRAWIQLWCLCATSSLLYLECQLCGSG; via the coding sequence ATGTATAAAGTTAATCTTGGTTGTGGATCTGTTTTTGTCGATTCACCCGATTGGTTGAATCTGGATTACGTGTCTTATTCTCCTGCAGTGCGTAAAGCCAATCTGCTGTCAAGGCTTCCGCTGCCGGATGGCACGGCAACATTGGTCTATTCCTCACATTTTTTTGAGCACGTGCCACGGGCAATGGTGAGCGGGTTGCTCCGTGAATGCTTTCGTGTGTTGCAACCGGGAGGAGTGCTAAGACTGGTGGTGCCCGATCTTGAGAATATGGTGCGTGAATACCTGGCTAGGCGCGAGTCGAGACAACATGCCAAGGCGGATTTTGTGGTGTTCGAACTCATTGATCAATGTGTTCGCAGTGAGCCGGGTGGCGAGTTGGGACGGTTTTATCGACAGATTATTTTGCAAGAAGAGAGATGTAGCGAGATGATTGAATATGTTCGTCGGCGGACAGGGGAAGATTTGCCGGCAATTGCAATTGCAAACCGGCAGGGAAACTACAGTCCGCGGCGTTTTATCGGTGTGCTCTGGGGGCATGTTGTACGCGCCTGGATCCAGCTCTGGTGCCTTTGCGCTACCAGCAGCCTTTTGTACCTAGAATGTCAGCTTTGCGGCAGTGGGTGA
- a CDS encoding SDR family oxidoreductase, translating to MRVLILGCGYTGTWLARSLHAQGIDVVMTNRRGEPPPELSTLPCFPFKWEQQGEQLPLAPAALEGVTHVLNGIPPDRQGEDAVALALLPQLEKLNLHWFGYLSTTGVYGDRQGGWVDETTPVNPQNLRSQHRVRIEQVFLNANLPTHIFRLPGIYGPGEGRNPIARILKGDVQLIDKPGHYFCRIHVADIVQTLERSLAQPTPQEIYNLSDDQPSESLPVLLEAYRLLGRPAPPAIPLEAANLSPMAQSFWRESRRVRNDKIKQALGVQLRYPSYREGLRAIARELGL from the coding sequence ATGCGGGTTCTTATTCTCGGTTGTGGTTATACAGGAACTTGGTTGGCGCGATCGCTCCACGCCCAAGGCATTGATGTGGTCATGACCAACCGTCGGGGGGAGCCGCCGCCAGAACTCAGCACCCTTCCCTGTTTTCCCTTTAAATGGGAGCAGCAGGGGGAGCAACTTCCCTTAGCACCAGCTGCCCTTGAGGGGGTAACCCACGTCCTTAATGGTATTCCCCCCGATCGCCAAGGGGAGGATGCGGTTGCGCTAGCACTGTTGCCTCAGTTAGAAAAACTGAATCTGCATTGGTTTGGCTATCTTTCGACAACGGGGGTCTATGGCGATCGCCAAGGGGGCTGGGTAGATGAAACGACACCCGTCAATCCCCAAAATTTGCGTTCACAACACCGCGTCAGGATTGAGCAAGTCTTTCTTAACGCCAATTTGCCTACCCACATTTTTCGCCTCCCCGGCATCTATGGCCCCGGAGAAGGGCGTAATCCTATCGCTCGTATTCTCAAGGGCGATGTTCAACTCATTGATAAGCCGGGGCACTACTTTTGCCGTATCCATGTGGCAGATATTGTCCAAACCCTTGAGCGATCGCTGGCACAGCCTACCCCACAGGAAATCTATAACCTGAGTGATGATCAACCCTCAGAGTCGCTCCCTGTGCTACTTGAGGCCTATCGTCTTTTGGGTCGTCCAGCACCACCAGCAATACCCTTGGAGGCAGCCAATCTGAGTCCAATGGCTCAATCTTTTTGGCGTGAATCCCGCCGAGTGCGCAATGACAAAATCAAGCAGGCCTTAGGGGTGCAACTCCGCTATCCCTCCTACCGCGAGGGGCTACGAGCGATCGCTCGTGAATTGGGTCTTTGA
- a CDS encoding TIGR00297 family protein: protein MIRCCQYSRSAVLVDGILLLNPWWMGVLLNTLLGAIALLTRQKLLTPAGLFHAWLLGVLIWGTLSWQGYLIVMVYFLVGSAVTRLGMAEKEAAGIAEKRSGARGPENVWGSAFTGTVCALLLVLLPQWRQLFLVGFVASFSTKLSDTCASEVGKAYGQRTFLITTLQAVPRGTEGAVSLEGTLAGLVGATVIALLGWSLGLMGAITIPICILAAFFANVVESLVGATLQGRYPWLSNELVNGINTTVGAGLAMGAIALLRLGV, encoded by the coding sequence ATGATAAGGTGCTGCCAGTACAGTCGGAGCGCGGTTCTGGTGGATGGCATCCTGTTACTGAACCCTTGGTGGATGGGTGTTTTGCTCAATACTCTCCTTGGGGCGATCGCCCTTCTGACGCGACAAAAATTACTCACCCCCGCAGGACTCTTCCATGCATGGCTCCTCGGCGTGCTCATTTGGGGCACCTTAAGCTGGCAAGGCTATCTGATTGTCATGGTCTATTTCCTTGTCGGTTCAGCCGTCACCCGCCTTGGTATGGCCGAAAAAGAGGCCGCTGGTATTGCGGAAAAACGCTCAGGGGCACGTGGACCCGAGAATGTCTGGGGATCGGCTTTTACAGGTACTGTCTGCGCACTCCTTCTGGTTTTACTTCCCCAATGGCGGCAGTTATTCTTAGTGGGGTTTGTTGCCAGTTTTAGTACTAAGCTGTCGGACACCTGTGCCAGTGAAGTGGGCAAAGCCTACGGCCAGCGCACGTTTCTGATCACGACATTGCAAGCGGTGCCGCGGGGAACTGAAGGTGCCGTGAGCTTAGAGGGAACACTAGCAGGGCTAGTTGGTGCAACTGTAATTGCTCTGCTAGGCTGGAGTCTGGGCTTGATGGGGGCGATCACCATTCCCATTTGCATTCTTGCTGCTTTCTTTGCCAATGTTGTGGAGAGTCTAGTGGGAGCAACGCTTCAGGGACGCTACCCTTGGCTCAGTAATGAACTGGTCAATGGTATTAACACCACAGTCGGTGCTGGCCTCGCAATGGGGGCGATCGCTCTTTTGCGCCTTGGTGTCTAG
- a CDS encoding transposase: MFIVVRIKNNMKMKFNHHRYRVAQFYDENQTEFCLATNLKHLRDEEVSQLYRHRWAIENLWKFLKMHLSLDRLITKSLKEVVNQIYMVLITYLILELVDAPKYFGRKLLDKLRYFQLELSGRCSIVHWRFDWQPEQLVTYNVKFCCRIQHFCLKRLPAAQ; encoded by the coding sequence CTGTTTATTGTTGTACGTATCAAGAATAACATGAAAATGAAGTTCAATCATCATAGATATCGAGTGGCTCAATTTTATGACGAGAATCAAACGGAGTTTTGTCTTGCGACGAATCTAAAGCATCTGAGAGATGAAGAAGTGAGTCAACTATATCGGCATCGGTGGGCGATTGAGAATCTATGGAAATTTCTGAAGATGCATTTATCCTTAGACAGACTGATTACGAAGAGCTTGAAGGAAGTGGTGAATCAGATTTATATGGTTTTAATTACATATTTAATTTTAGAGCTAGTGGATGCACCTAAATACTTTGGGAGGAAGCTATTAGATAAATTGCGATATTTTCAACTCGAACTCAGTGGTCGGTGCTCGATAGTGCATTGGCGCTTTGATTGGCAGCCAGAGCAACTCGTCACTTATAATGTTAAGTTTTGTTGCAGGATTCAACACTTCTGCCTCAAGAGATTACCTGCTGCTCAATAA